From a region of the Solanum stenotomum isolate F172 chromosome 2, ASM1918654v1, whole genome shotgun sequence genome:
- the LOC125854402 gene encoding uncharacterized protein LOC125854402, which translates to MSSEDSKPVRKVESDDGESIGSLLNSKKKPNNNAGSKSQPPKNAKMKKEEKDDDFEEPISKKSPKNVKPKKEEPSPMSKKSSSKTDKKVVKKEEEDKKKGTKNGDTIVKKREKKVYDLPGQKRDAPEERDPLRIFYESLYQQVPESELAAIWMMESGLLPKDLAKKVFEKKQKKAQQLKLGSPMKTVVTVKKTTESVTIKKTTSSSTSLSTQKKKTPDSGAKSKQQSKKRKLKDDSSEEDSDDDFVATLKSTKRQRAS; encoded by the exons ATGTCGTCTGAAGACTCAAAGCCAGTGAGGAAAGTGGAAAGTGATGACGGAGAAAGCATTGGGTCTCTTCTGAACAGCAAAAAGAAACCTAACAACAATGCCGGTTCAAAATCTCAGCCTCCCAAAAATGCTAagatgaagaaagaagaaaaagatgatgattttgaagaacccATTTCGAAAAAGAGTCCTAAGAATGTTAAGCCCAAGAAGGAAGAACCTTCACCCATGTCGAAGAAAAGTTCGAGTAAAACTGATAAA AAAGTTGTAAAGAAAGAGGAAGAGGATAAGAAGAAAGGAACCAAAAATGGAGACACCATTGTGAAGAAGAGGGAAAAGAAAGTTTATGATTTGCCTGGACAAAAGAGAGACGCTCCTGAGGAA AGAGACCCCTTAAGAATTTTCTATGAATCCTTGTATCAGCAAGTGCCAGAAAGTGAACTAGCAGCTATCTG GATGATGGAGTCAGGTTTGCTTCCCAAGGACTTGGCGAAGAAAGTTTTTGAGAAGAAACAAAAGAAGGCCCAGCAGCTAAAGCTTGGTTCACCTATGAAAACGGTTGTGACGGTGAAAAAGACCACTGAGTCTGTTACCATTAAGAAGACAACATCCTCCTCAACCTCGTTATCCACacagaaaaagaaaacaccAGATTCTGGAGCTAAATCAAAGCAGCAGTCAAAGAAACGGAAGCTTAAGGATGATTCATCTGAAGAAGACTCAGATGATGATTTCGTTGCAACTCTAAAAAGCACAAAGAGACAGAGAGCCTCTTGA